One Rhizoctonia solani chromosome 1, complete sequence DNA window includes the following coding sequences:
- a CDS encoding Ferric reductase like transmembrane component produces MSTPVPGAPVAISSISPSRAYSKWQQKYYPLELWWAVSSFIALAVLFHLASLVMAYYSKHFAQRSLSTLNESVDEKGSLRSGIQPGTNVSPRALRNIPSATLSGMQKIFFRIRTPFHRLHRMNVAEITITIGYLAALLIWTFINSRRLTVGLWANRAAHLATSQTPLIVALAGKNNIVTLLTGIGYEKLNVLHRASARSTLILIWVHAFGRWRLGLHGYASLEEIDIRFGVVSMAAFSLAALLSVRPIRNMAYEGFLISHIILVAMYLIFGLLHVPEVKYRFWPALAIWAIDRLLRVLRVIVINKLWTCILPSGKRLEDATLERVSSDTVRLTVRRSFKWRSGQHAYIVAPSIARLPFEAHPFTIASVYSEDIQKEGRSQEVVFIIRGRDGFTRKLLEASETRQSVPVVIDGPYGAPPRLSHYTTSILIAGGSGVSYTISLLLDLVRQVKSGNGVAQRVLFVWVIRNSSHVDWVDNLLQQALQDCPPALQLSLNIYVTQRSLPQLPRDNELGDTILIKNKESLGEISTTSLASSRKARIFSGRPDIGIILKDELNCASGRVSIDVSGPSALADATRDALVACKEAQPAAVLRGSARTTLHLEISFKWYPAFNLIDFGWAFVHALSINLPLTAELVSLLLYYIKAGPISLPFTFNNVFRFIICILLGQPGVSPSSQEFVDRPDLRTISAFFLGWTFIACLRYLALAIFRHPFTAHVIRAVLRKPILITISERQEKNIDLEEGNHVQNWLRSTLENSTRMASDRPEGTRHLSVVLTAAFTLAILTSFLSLLDFQSSDKDVLCIIVIAWAGISVSCGKLAGLLRITFDLQRLGVGRVERIGSWVLLVMSFGATLAHVTISIGATRDVRQIPGLSLCYRRHFLLTSLIVSLLNIVLELYFMGRTFFLLVPHFLQFHHKIEVMMDVRVARVASILALDLLTLLPSALSINTAAEFIPLSLGVLLVLAAFNHHPPKPTDARSFRISSSHRTSVVTFPRNDKPDEQSIVSENEPESKPDEPSTIPVRPSPSNKTSLVSGSGPKRHTRHKSRDVSRSSHISYDSEAEARSVRGAVVSFAFRSREVEPVPAIPYGIYQPKLMASPVIVSRSAQSSSPVSDVGTHGHSGFRASPSPLSRDSGLPQREEKPLLPPKLFIDTRQSTSNKNSTIVSSDRNLVAHDSDAASSMAPRKPELARHESTRTLSYTTSSGASQGFSYIGPDLYHYSMGSQSITYEARDYLAVPPRATGMIRTSTFGATTKGSRTNSGAGSVSPSLPSTGSGV; encoded by the exons ATGTCAACTCCCGTTCCCGGCGCGCCAGTCGCGATTAGTTCTATTAGCCCATCACGAGCCTACAG CAAATGGCAGCAAAAATA TTACCCTCTAGAGCTATGGTGGGCCGTCAGCAGTTTCATCGCTCTTGCAGTCCTGTTCCATTTAGCCTCTCTTGTCATGGCATACTACTCAAAGCACTTCGCCCAACGCTCTCTGAGTACCTTGAATGAAAGCGTTGACGAGAAAGGCTCTCTCCGGTCAGGGATTCAGCCCGGTACGAACGTCTCCCCTCGGGCCCTTCGGAACATTCCTTCGGCCACATTGAGCGGCATGCAAAAAATTTTCTTTCGCATTCGTACACCTTTTCATCGACTACATAGAATGAATGTTGCCGAAATAACTATCACTATTGGCTATCTTGCGG CTCTGTTAATCTGGACCTTTATCAATA GCCGAAGGCTTACTGTAGGGCTTTGGGCGAATCGTGCGGCACACCTTGCAACTTCCCAGACACCCCTTATCGTTGCGCTTGCTGGAAAGAATAACATCGTTACTCTGTTGACTGGCATTGGCTACGAAAAG CTCAATGTCCTCCATAGAGCATCGGCCCGGTCTACCCTGATATTAATCTGGGTACATGCATTTGGTCGATGGAGACTTGGACTTCATGGATATGCCTCCTTG GAAGAGATTGATATTCGCTTCGGAGTGGTATCTATGGCTGCCTTTTCGCTTGCCGCCCTTCTCTCAGTTCGGCCAATTCGGAACATGGCATACGAAGGCTTTCTTATTTCACATATCATACTCGTAGCTATGTATCTTATTTTCGGGCTGTTACATGTACCAG AAGTCAAATACCGCTTTTGGCCAGCCTTGGCGATTTGGGCTATTGATCGATTGCTCCGGGTGTTGAGAGTGATTGTTATCAACAAACTATGGACTTGCATACTTCCATCAGGAAAAAGGTTGGAAGATGCCACTCTAGAGCGCGTCTCGAGCGATACGGTTCGTCTCACAGTTCGTCGATCTTTCAAATGGAGGAGTGGTCAGCATGCATACATCGTCGCCCCATCAATAGCCAGACTTCCCTTTGAAGCACACCCTTTCACTATTGCAAGCGTATACTCCGAAGATATTCAAAAAGAAGGGCGCTCTCAGGAAGTAGTCTTTATCATTAGAGGTAGAGACGGGTTCACTAGGAAGCTGCTTGAAGCATCCGAGACGCGCCAATCTGTCCCTGTTGTTATAGATGGACCATATGGAGCGCCTCCTCGCCTTTCGCATTACACAACATCTATACTCATAGCCGGTGGTAGCGGTGTCTCATACACTATTTCACTTCTTCTAGATCTTGTCCG CCAAGTCAAGTCGGGCAATGGAGTTGCCCAGAGGGTATTATTCGTATGGGTTATTCGGAACTCCTCGCATGTGGATTGGGTTGATAATCTCCTGCAACAAGCGCTACAAGATTGCCCGCCCGCACTGCAACTTAGTCTCAACATCTATGTCACACAACGGAGCCTTCCACAACTCCCCCGCGATAATGAACTAGGAGACACGATATTGATTAAAAACAAAGAATCTCTAGGTGAAATCTCCACAACGTCTCTCGCGAGCTCGCGAAAGGCAAGAATATTCAGCGGTCGCCCGGATATCGGCATAATACTCAAAGACGAATTGAACTGCGCTAGCGGGCGGGTTTCCATTGATG TATCTGGCCCCTCCGCACTAGCTGACGCAACCCGCGATGCCCTTGTAGCGTGCAAAGAAGCACAGCCAGCCGCAGTCCTTAGAGGATCAGCTCGCACAACGCTTCACCTGGAG ATCTCATTCAAATGGTATCCTGCTTTTAACCTCATCGATTTTGGTTGGGCATTCGTGCATGCCCTCTCGATCAATTTGCCTCTGACCGCTGAGCTGGTCTCTCTTCTGCTTTATTATATCAAGGCCGGCCCGATTTCGTTACCTTTCACTTTCAACAATGTCTTTCGTTTCATCATATGCATCCTCCTTGGTCAACCTGGGGTTAG CCCGTCCTCTCAAGAATTTGTTGACCGCCCCGATCT TCGAACTATATCGGCATTCTTTCTTGGATGGACCTTTATCGCTTGTCTTCGCTACCTAGCTCTTGCCATCTTCCGACACCCATTTACTGCTCATGTGATTAGGGCTGTCTTGCGAAAGCCAATACTCATAACAATATCTGAAAGACAAGAAAAAAACATAGATCTTGAAGAGGGGAATCATGTTCAAAACTGGCTTCGTAGCACTCTTGAAAATTCAACTCGAATGGCCTCGGACAGGCCCGAGGGAACTCGCCATCTTTCGGTGGTGTTGACTGCGGCTTTCACGCTGGCAATATTAACCAGTTTCCTCTCGTTGTTGGATTTTCAAAGTTCTGATAAAGACGTCCTCTGTATCATTGTTATCGCCTGGGCTGGGATAAGCGTTTCTTGTGGTAAACTGGCTGGACTACTTCGG ATTACATTCGATTTACAACGCCTTGGGGTTGGCAGAGTCGAGCGGATAGGTTCTTGGGTTCTGTTAGTCATGTCGTTCG GTGCCACATTAGCCCACGTCACAATATCTATTGGCGCAACTAGAGATGTTCGTCAAATCCCAGGACTCTCCCTATGCTACCGCCGCCA TTTTCTGTTGACTTCCCTCATTGTTAGTCTCTTGAATATTGTACTGGAGCTGTACTTCATGGGGCGGACGTTCTTCCTGCTTGTTCCACACTTCCTCCAATTCCACCACAAG ATTGAAGTCATGATGGACGTTCGCGTTGCCCGGGTGGCCAGTATTCTTGCTCTTGATTTGCTCACTCTTCTGCCTTCTGCGCTATCGATTAACACTGCTGCAGAATTCATTCCCCTCAGTCTTGGAGTATTACTCGTCCTTG CCGCATTCAACCACCATCCTCCAAAACCCACTGATGCGCGAAGTTTTCGAATAAGCTCATCCCATCGCACTAGTGTTGTTACATTCCCGAGGAACGATAAGCCAGACGAACAATCTATAGTATCCGAAAATGAGCCAGAATCAAAACCGGACGAACCAAGCACAATTCCCGTGCGGCCGTCCCCAAGTAACAAGACTTCTCTCGTTTCTGGATCGGGCCCCAAACGGCACACCCGTCACAAATCTCGTGACGTGTCGCGTTCTAGCCACATCAGCTACGATTCCGAGGCCGAAGCCCGGAGTGTTCGAGGGGCTGTCGTCTCGTTCGCGTTCAGGAGCCGTGAAGTTGAGCCCGTGCCTGCTATTCCGTATGGTATATACCAACCTAAACTTATGGCTTCTCCTGTGATTGTCTCGAGATCCGCTCAATCCTCGTCTCCCGTATCGGATGTGGGGACCCACGGACATTCTGGTTTCAGAGCATCTCCGTCCCCCCTTTCACGCGACTCTGGGCTCCCACAACGTGAGGAAAAGCCATTACTACCCCCTAAGTTGTTTATCGATACCCGTCAATCCACCTCGAACAAGAATTCCACCATTGTATCCTCGGATCGAAATTTGGTTGCACACGATTCGGATGCTGCATCCTCCATGGCTCCTAGGAAACCCGAGCTAGCTCGTCACGAATCGACAAGGACTTTGTCGTATACAACATCATCAGGTGCTTCTCAAGGGTTTTCTTACATAGGACCTGACCTCTACCATTATTCAATGGGGAGCCAATCAATTACATACGAGGCCCGTGACTACCTAGCAGTTCCGCCCCGAGCAACTGGAATGATCCGTACATCTACTTTTGGAGCGACTACAAAGGGTAGTAGAACTAACTCTGGCGCAGGGTCGGTTTCACCCAGTCTGCCAAGTACAGGCAGCGGGGTTTGA
- a CDS encoding aminotransferase class I and II protein, with the protein MSATANGRAKPNLPVADRMHTGRAMAQDVWSIYNAANLPADCINLGQGYMNFSPPQWIKDAADTALATTIANHYSHPKGRVRLREAIRDHYSPEFTNLGRPLDIESEILVTSGANEGQYSMFTAFLNPGDEVIMFEPFFDQYLPSVTFNAGVPVYVPLHPPKGDSDKPTSGEWTIDFDELRRSITPKTKMIIVNTPHNPVGKVFTRSELEKIAALAEEFNLIVMSDEVYDCLVFDDKEHVRIATLPGMWDRTVTVGSAGKSFAATGWRIGWLIGPPALIGPTLAATTRIVFCTNSPLQEAAAAGLEQANKRNFFETQRKEYKSRRDVLLSAFDRLGLRYTVPEGSYFVLVDISKLKIPDEYNYPASLDGRGKDFKASWFIAQELGVSTIPVSEFYCEEHREIGEAYIRFAFCKDEETLKLAGERLAGLTKYLA; encoded by the exons ATGTCTGCTACCGCCAACGGCCGGGCCAAGCCCAATCTTCCAGTTGCAGATCGCATGCACACTGGTCGTGCGATGGCACAGGATGTGTGGTCTATCTACAA TGCCGCGAACCTACCGGCCGACTGTATCAATCTTGGCCAAGGGTACATGAACTTTTCGCCTCCGCAATGGATCAAGGACGCTGCCGATACCGCGCTGGCCACTACGATCGCGAATCATTACTCGCACCCCAAAGGCCGCGTGAGGTTGCGTGAAGCTATCAGGGACCACTACAGCCCCGAGTTTACGAACCTCGGTCGCCCACTGGACATCGAGTCTGAAATTCTAGTCACAAGCGGCGCAAATGAGG GTCAATATTCTATGTTTACGGCCTTCCTCAATCCAGGCGACGAAGTCATCATGTTCGAGCCCTTCTTCGACCAGTACCTCCCGTCTGTGACATTCAACGCTGGCGTCCCCGTCTATGTCCCCCTCCACCCTCCCAAGGGGGACTCTGACAAGCCAACGAGCGGAGAGTGGACTATTGACTTTGACGAGCTCCGGCGCTCGATCACCCCCAAGACCAAGATGATTATCGTCAATACACCCCACAACCCCGTGGGCAAGGTATTCACTCGTTCGGAGCTCGAGAAGATTGCAGCTCTCGCCGAGGAGTTCAATTTAATTGTGATGAGTGACGAAGTG TACGATTGCCTTGTGTTCGACGATAAGGAGCATGTCCGTATCGCTACACTGCCTGGAATGTGGGACCGAACGGTCACAGTCGGCTCAGCAGGCA AATCCTTTGCTGCTACCGGCTGGCGTATCGGCTGGCTCATTGGGCCCCCCGCTCTGATTGGGCCGACTCTAGCCGCGACTACGCGCATTGTATTTTGCACCAACTCGCCGCTCCAGGAAGCCGCTGCCGCAGGCCTCGAACAAGCCAACAAGCGAAACTTTTTCGAGACTCAGCGGAAAGAGTACAAGAGCCGGCGTGACGTGCTTTTGAGTGCGTTTGACAGGCTCGGGTTGCGGTATACTGTGCCCGAGGGCAGTTATTTCGTACTTGTG GATATCTCGAAGTTAAAGATTCCTGATGAGTATAACTATCCAGCTTCTCTGGATGGACGTGGCAAGGATTTCAA GGCGAGTTGGTTCATTGCGCAGGAGCTCGGTGTCTCGACGATCCCGGTCAGCGAA TTCTACTGTGAGGAGCATCGGGAGATTGGAGAGGCATATATTCGATTCGCGTTCTGCAAAGACGAAGAAACTTTGAAGCTGGCTGGCGAGCGTCTTGCTGGGCTCACCAAGTATCTTGCATAG
- a CDS encoding thioredoxin — protein MRLSTIFGSVLVLGATFVSASDVLDLNNDTFKTTVDGEELILVEFFAPWCGHCKALAPQYEEAATTLKAAGIKLAKVDCTENSDLCQANGVGGYPTLKVFRHGKDKEYSGPRKADGIVSYMKKQALPALSSVTGETHSKFIKDDKVVVVAYVDSDSDDLAKAIKAAAEDHRDDYLFGLATDAAAIKEAGVTAPALVVYKTFDEGRVDLPAASVKSATSESLVSFIKENSVPLLDEISGENYANYAQSGIPLAYLFLDPTESNKDAKVAEFTSVAKKFKGKINFVWIDAIKYAEHGKALNLLEAKWPAFVIDDMANSLKYPHDQSGELTPASVTTLVESYLSGSLKPLLKSEAVPESNDGPVFTLVGSQFEDVIFDDSKDVLAEFYAPWCGHCKRLAPIYDQLGEQYADQKDKLTILKMDATTNDLPASAGFKIAGFPTIKFKPAGSKTFVDYEGDRSLESLTEFIQTNAKNNLTQPKPSAAETETAASSTADATSTPVPEATQATTHEEL, from the exons ATGCGTCTGTCTACTATCTTTGGATCTGTCCTTGTTCTTGGTGCG ACCTTTGTCTCTGCGTCGGATGTCCTTGACTTGAACAACGACACTTTCAAGACTACGGTCGATGGCGAAGAATTGATCCTCGTCGAGTTCTTTGCTCCTTGGTGTGGCCATTGCAAGGCCCTTGCTCCTCAATACGAGGAGGCTGCTACGACTCTCAAGGCAGCTGGAATTAAGCTTGCCAAGGTCGACTGCACTGAAAACTCCGACCTTTGCCAGGCCAACGGTGTCGGAGGCTACCC GACCCTCAAGGTCTTCCGCCAcggcaaggacaaggaaTACTCTGGTCCTCGCAAGGCCGATGGAATCGTCAGCTACATGAAAAAGCAGGCACTCCCTGCTCTTAGCTCCGTCACTGGAGAAACCCACTCCAAGTTCATCAAGGATGACAAGGTCGTCGTCGTTGCCTATGTTGACTCGGACAGCGATGACCTCGCCAAGGCCATCAAGGCTGCCGCTGAGGATCACCGTGATGACTACCTCTTCGGTCTTGCTACCGATGCTGCTGCCATCAAGGAGGCCGGCGTTACCGCCCCTGCTCTCGTTGTTTACAAG ACTTTCGATGAGGGCCGTGTCGATCTCCCTGCTGCTTCCGTCAAGTCGGCCACCTCGGAGTCCCTTGTTTCCTTCATCAAGGAGAACTCCGTTCCTCTGCTCGATGAAATCTCTGGGGAGAACTATGCTAACTATGCCCAGTCTGGCATCCCTCTGGCATACCTCTTCCTCGACCCCACCGAATCCAATAAGGATGCCAAGGTCGCCGAGTTCACATCGGTCGCGAAGAAGTTCAAGGGCAAGATCAACTTTGTTTGGATCGATGCTATCAAGTACGCTGAGCACGGAAAGGCGTTGAACCTCCTTGAGGCCAAGTGGCCCGCGTTTGTCATTGATGACATGGCCAACTCTCTCAAATACCCCCACGACCAATCCGGCGAGCTCACCCCTGCATCCGTCACCACCCTCGTCGAGTCTTACCTCTCCGGTTCCTTGAAGCCTTTGCTCAAGTCTGAGGCTGTTCCCGAGTCCAACGATGGCCCAGTCTTCACCTTGGTCGGAAGCCAGTTCGAAGACGTTATCTTTGACGACTCCAAGGATGTTTTGGCCGAGTTCTACGCTCCCTGGTGCGGTCATTGCAAGAGGCTCGCTCCTATCTACGATCAGCTCGGCGAACAATATGCTGACCAAAAGGACAAGCTCACCAT CCTTAAGATGGACGCCACCACCAATGACCTCCCTGCATCCGCTGGCTTCAAGATTGCAGGCTTCCCTACCATCAAGTTCAAGCCCGCTGGTTCCAAGACCTTTGTCGACTACGAGGGCGACCGCTCTCTCGAGTCCCTCACCGAGTTCATCCAGACTAACGCCAAGAACAACCTCACCCAGCCTAAGCCTTCAGCCGCTGAGACCGAGACTGCTGCTTCCTCCACTGCTGATGCTACTTCTACCCCCGTTCCCGAGGCCACTCAGGCCACCACCCATGAGGAGCTCTAG
- a CDS encoding isochorismatase domain-containing protein 2 — translation MAVSSAAPVPTQRLKNFALSTARVIVPQEALFTIYLNISMSLPRIVKANPARTAFFICDLQERIRDVIWKFNDIVYTSNKMLKMAKILSVPVLTTEQHPRVFGSTVPELKYDGLESHLNLGVFSKSKGRRGIKRSDITDVVLMGIESQICITQTTIDLLRMGIDVHVLADGVSSCNREEIPWALARMRQAGAQITTSESMLYQLIGDASGPSFRAFGAAMKEERERSKQVLNSLLGDEQFILSIPSLRTSPFHWLQNAEAASDRRALLTLHAAYNERYR, via the exons ATGGCTGTCAGCTCCGCCGCCCCTGTGCCCACCCAACGTCTAAAAAATTTTGCGTTATCGACTGCCCGAGTCATAGTCCCGCAAGAAGCATT ATTTACCATTTACTTGAATATCTCGATGTCACTTCCTCGGATCGTCAAGGCTAATCCAGCCAGGACGGCTTTCTTTATCTGCGATTTACAAGAACGTATTC GGGATGTGATATGGAAATTCAATGATATTGTGTACACGAGTAATAAGATGCTCAAAATGGCCAAG ATCCTCAGTGTGCCGGTTCTCACGACGGAACAACATCCTCGAG TGTTCGGCTCGACGGTTCCGGAACTCAAGTACGACGGCTTGGAATCACACCTAAACTTGGGAGTATTCTCCAAATCAAA AGGTCGAAGAGGTATTAAACGGTCGGATATTACAGATGTGGTCTTGATGGGGATCGAG TCTCAGATTTGTATTACTCAGACTACGATTGATTTATTGAGGATGGGTATTGACGTCCACGTACTCGCCGACGGGGTGTCTTCTTGCAACCGCGAGGAAATTCCTTGGGCGTTGGCACGGATGCGTCAGGCGGGCGCGCAGATAACAACGAGCGAGAGTATGCTCTATCAGCTGATCG GTGATGCGTCGGGGCCTTCATTCCGTGCCTTTGGAGCTGCGATGAAAGAGGAGCGCGAGCGGAGCAAGCAGGTTTTGAACTCGCTCTTGGGCGATG AGCAATTTATTCTGAGCATCCCATCCTTGAGAACAAGTCCGTTCCACTGGCTCCAAAATGCCGAAGCTGCCTCAGACCGGCGCGCCCTACTAACTCTCCACGCCGCATATAACGAGAGGTACCGATAG